A window of the Erpetoichthys calabaricus chromosome 10, fErpCal1.3, whole genome shotgun sequence genome harbors these coding sequences:
- the LOC114659084 gene encoding uncharacterized protein LOC114659084: MYHIVNFSECIEVELVPSNWVSNGVCAWPPYKTGDIHKAIINKEQPKENWKSFKVEVMYTTDNYRTARLKLPVAERHSDLQTAEDEEDDEIPKRTKRRKIANTRFDSDSDGDVCSKPKSHLPPPPKITPPQKFSKSTTKISADLGELGRNAKSMCRMHQPDSVQLHSECRSTECGRCTQEMKSLRNYYKNQSASTVEEHLTPECVEITNTAFRHWSTSQQNDGPNQDINGRKCFISVSL, from the exons ATGTATCACATTGTGAATTTTTCGGAATGCATTGAAGTTGAGTTGGTGCCATCCAATTGGGTATCCAATGGAGTGTGTGCTTGGCCACCATATAAAACTGGAGATATTCATAAGGCTATAATAAAtaaagagcagccaaaagaaaactggaaatcatTTAAGGTTGAAGTTATGTACACGACAG ATAATTACAGAACTGCAAGACTGAAGCTTCCAGTTGCCGAAAGACACTCAGATTTGCAGACagcagaagatgaagaagacGATGAAATtccaaaaaggacaaaaagaaggaaaat AGCAAACACAAGATTTGATAGTGATAGCGACGGTGATGTCTGTAGCAAACCCAAAAGCCATCTACCTCCACCACCCAAGATAACCCCTCctcaaaaattttcaaaatcaaCCACCAAGATATCTGCTGACCTTGGAGAACTTGGACGAAATGCAAAATCAATGTGCAGGATGCATCAACCTGACAGTGTTCAGCTACATTCTGAATGTAGGTCCACTGAATGTGGAAGATGCACTCAAGAAATGAAAAGCCTgagaaattattacaaaaatcaaAGTGCATCTACAGTGGAAGAGCACCTAACCCCAGAGTGTGTGGAAATTACAAATACTGCATTTAGACACTGGTCTACCTCACAACAAAATGATGGACCAAATCAAGACATTAATGGCCGTAAGTGTTTTATCTCAGTTTCTCTTTAA